Proteins encoded together in one Psychrobacter sp. 28M-43 window:
- a CDS encoding AEC family transporter encodes MIDAIVFAITIVLPNLALMWLGFFMQRRGEASQTFIDQASSFVFNYCLPCLLFFSVVDSDVDYGKQITLILVGILVTFILFIGAEFYAKRFVKRPEDQGVFVQGVFRSNMAIIGLATVANAYGAQGLSIGAVYMGVVTILFNILAVITLSRVSKSVDDTWISRGTMIVKKLLTNPLILALVGAFVYKALPLPPLTGVIHTTGDLLAAVALPLALICAGASINLKSMLHPSGLSMQASIGRIVIAPLIAIAVGLGFGLSGVHMGVLFLMVASPTAAASYVMAKAMGGNDVLAANILAFTTVVGMFGMAIGAATLRALGLM; translated from the coding sequence ATGATTGATGCTATTGTTTTTGCTATTACTATTGTCTTACCCAACCTTGCCTTAATGTGGTTGGGTTTTTTTATGCAACGACGTGGTGAAGCAAGCCAAACTTTTATCGATCAGGCATCAAGTTTTGTCTTTAATTATTGCTTGCCGTGCTTATTGTTTTTTAGCGTGGTTGATAGCGACGTCGATTATGGTAAGCAAATTACGCTTATCCTTGTTGGTATCTTGGTGACGTTTATATTATTTATTGGCGCAGAGTTTTACGCCAAACGCTTCGTCAAGCGTCCTGAAGACCAAGGCGTGTTTGTACAAGGCGTATTCCGTAGCAACATGGCCATCATTGGCCTTGCAACCGTGGCCAACGCTTACGGCGCACAAGGATTAAGTATCGGTGCTGTCTATATGGGCGTGGTGACGATACTGTTTAATATTTTGGCGGTCATTACCTTGAGCCGCGTATCCAAAAGCGTGGATGACACATGGATTAGTCGCGGTACAATGATTGTGAAAAAGTTACTGACCAATCCTCTAATTTTGGCATTGGTTGGCGCATTCGTCTACAAAGCACTACCATTACCACCGCTTACTGGGGTGATTCATACCACTGGCGACTTATTAGCAGCGGTGGCTCTGCCGCTAGCACTAATCTGTGCAGGTGCTAGTATTAACCTAAAGTCTATGTTGCATCCTTCTGGCTTATCCATGCAAGCAAGCATTGGGCGAATTGTCATTGCACCATTGATTGCTATCGCTGTTGGGCTCGGGTTCGGGTTGTCAGGGGTGCATATGGGGGTGTTGTTTTTGATGGTGGCATCACCAACAGCTGCAGCCAGCTATGTCATGGCAAAAGCAATGGGTGGCAATGATGTATTGGCGGCTAATATTTTGGCATTTACCACTGTTGTCGGCATGTTCGGTATGGCGATTGGGGCAGCGACGTTACGTGCGCTTGGATTGATGTAA